The nucleotide sequence ATTTGCCCCGCCCTTACCGAACGTGGCTCTACCCGTTGCCACCGTTGATCTACCTCGGCCTCATGCTGTGGACGGTGTTCTACATCGTAAAATCGCAGCCCATCGAAGCTGCGATGGCCGCCGGACTGATCGTGGCGGGCGTGATCGGCTACGTCTGCGCGCGGCGTTGGGAAACCAAGCCACCGCGCGCGGACTGATGGGGCGACCCCGCGCGTGTCGCGCTACTTCGTGAACTGACCAAAGAGCGTTTGCAGCAGCTCGGTCGAGCGAGCCTTGGGATCGGCGCGCATCTTTTGCTCCTCCACCGCCACGACTTCGAAGAGGCGACCGACGGCGGCGTTGGCGATGTAGGCATCAAGATCGAAGTCGCCACTGGGCAGTTGCACGCCGGTAAAGGTCTGCACGGCGGCCATCAAGCCGCCGCCTCCCTTCTGCTCGAGGGCGGTGCTGATCTGTTTGTAATATTGCGTGGCTCCCGAGGCGGCCGTGGTTTGAGCGATGATCGGAGTGATTTTCGCTAAAATCAGACCGCGAGCATTTTGATCCAAGTATTGGGTGAACGCCGTGTCACCGCCTTGGAGTAGCGAAGCGACGTTATTCACATCGAGATTGGAGATCGTTTGTTTGAGAATTTCCGGCGAGAGCTTGAGCGCCTCGGTCGCGGCACCATTCATCGTGGTGGAAAACTGATTCAGCAATTGCTCCTGACCAATACTCGTCAGCGGCTTGCGCAGTTTCTCCACCGATTCCGGCAGTGGAATTTGCAGCGAGGCGTTGGACATGAGTCCGTTGGGACCGGTGAGGTAGTCCACCGCCCGGTCGGCTGCGACGTTGAGCGCCTGGGTGATGCCGGCGTTCACATCGAATCCCGTGGCAGCGGCAATGGCATCGGACTTGGTGCCGAGTTGACCGGCGGCGGACATAAGCGACGACTGCAGATCGGGTTTGGCCTCTGCCGCGGGCGCCGCCATGGGAGCGGTCTTCGGTGCCACCACCTCACCGGCGGGCTCGGCGGGGGCCATCTTGGCCACCATTTCCGCCTTGGGCTCAACTGGGGGGGCCATTTTCGACTCTGGCGCGGCAACGGGCTGAGTCGCCACGGGAGTCGGCGCGGGCGGCGCCTCTGCGGCAGGCGCGCTGGCGGTTTCCTTTTTACCGCAACCTGCCATCAGCAGCACCGCGATCGCACCAATACCAAACCGGGATAACGTTTTCATACCGTTGTCGCTACGCGAAATCGGCCGCCGAAGCGATGCCCATCGCGGATGTTGCCCGGTTTTTACCTCGTCACCGCCGAGGTTCGTTATCCAGATCAATGGTCCGTTTGCCATGGAAAGAGTCCTCAACATCGCCGCCTACAAATTCACGCCTTTCGAGGCTGACACCCTGCCGACGGTGAAGCAAAACCTGCTGAGCCAGTGCCTGGAGTCGGGCCTCCGCGGCACGATTCTGTTGAGCCCGGAAGGAATAAACCTGTTCATCGCCGGTATGGCGGACGCCGTGAACGCCCTGGTGAGCTCACTGCGCGAGTTGCCGGGATTGGCGGACTTGGAGGTCAAGGAAAGCTGGAGCGATGAACTGCCGTTCAACCGGATGCTCGTAAAGATCAAGACGGAGATCATCGCGTTCGGCATCGAGGGGATCGATCCGGCGCACGCCCCGTCCCCGAAACTGCCGCCGCGGGAGTTGAAGCAATGGCTGGACGAGGGCCGCAAAATCACGCTGCTCGACACCCGCAATGACTATGAAGTGAGACTCGGGGCGTTTCGCGACGCGTTGCCCGCCGGCGTGGATCACTTTCGCGACTTTCCGGCGGCGGTCGAAAAGCTCCCCGAACATCTCAAGGACGAACCTGTGGTCATGTATTGCACCGGCGGAATTCGCTGCGAAAAAGCCGGCCCCTTTATGGCGAAGGCGGGATTCAAGCACGTGTTTCAACTCGAGGGCGGCATCTTGAAGTATTTCGAGGAATGCGGCGGCGAACACTACGACGGCGAGTGTTTCGTGTTTGATCGGCGCGTGGGGGTGGACCCGGAGCTCAAGGAAACCGGGTCGGTGCTGTGCTTCGCTTGCCAAATGCCGCTCACGCTGACCGACCAAGCGGATCCCCGTTACGTCTACGAAAAGTCCTGCCCGTATTGTTATGCGGAGCCGGCGACTACCGACGCAACGTAGGCGGGGGTTTGGCCGTATTACGACGCGGCCACAACGCGCCCAGTAAAACGAACAACAAGCCGAACGTAGCGAAACCGTAGTAAAGCCAGCGCATGTCGGCCTTGGTCATGCCGAGTTGATGCTCCACGGAGGCGTCGAACAGTTTTTCAATGGCCACGAAATTGACCGCCGCGCTCATCAGCAGGGTCGCGCCGATGCCGATGCTCGTCATCCGGAATAATCGATTCAACCAGCGGGGCATGCGTATTCAGCAGGAGGGACCGACCGCGTTTTCAGTCGTGGGGAAAGAGCGAGCGATCAATTCCCGGGATGATGCGAAGCGCGTTGCCGAAGTAGACTTTTTTCAAAACAGGGTCCGGTAAAGCGAGTCCATACATGCTCCAGAAAGCGTGCCGTTTGCGGTAGTAGGGAAAGTATTCGTCGGCCGTTTCGAGCACGCGGAAATAGACATAGTATTCCTCCGGCGCCCACGAGTCTTTACCCATGAGAATCCGGTCCTGATACTTTTCAAAAAACGCCCGCGCCTGCCGAGGTTGACGGGCGGGTTCGTAGATGACCGCGCCGAGTTCGGTCATCATGTTCGGGATCTCGTCCATGAGCTGACCGAGACGGTCCAGATCGTGGGCCAACCACAGAAAGTGCGCCGCAATGAACGTGGTTTCGGGATGCTTGCGAAACACGTTGGTTTGCTCGGTCAAAAGCCGCTCAAACGTCGGCTCCCCTTCGCGTTTGCGACGAGGCCGTTGTTTCAGTTCCAGCCAGCGTTCATTGTATTTGTCGTGCGGCAGCCAGAACTGATGCGGGTCGCCAGTATGGATAAGCACCGGCACGCCCAACTCCCCGGCCTTGGCCCAGAGAGGATCGAGCCGCGGGTCGTCGACCTGCACGCGATGGCCGGCGGCATCGTTCACATACATCCCGAAATTTTTGAAAATCTTGAGTCCCTGCGCCCCGGCTTCCACGTCGGCTTCGAACTGCGCCGCCGTGCGTTCGGGGTAGTCGGGGTCGTCGATGCCATCAAAGGACGGGTTGGCAAAAATCGCAAAGCGCGTCGGATAACGCTCTTTGGACGCCTTGATGACCGCTTTCAGCCGGTCGCCGCTGCCGCCGGACAAGTTAACCATGACCGCCAGGTTGAGCCGATCCATATCGGCCACGGTTTCGTCCACCGTCTCGGCCCCGAGCCGCGGCCCCCACTGGTGGTTGTGCGCGTCGACAAAGGGAAATTTGGCGCGAGTCAGATGATGCTCGGGAACGACCAACGTCGATACCGGCTCATACTCTTCAAAGCCCATTTCTTGCGCGACGATGATGGAAGTCGAGGCGGCACTCGCCGCCATGACGGCAAACAAGGCGCGGGTAAAACGCGGGGTAACGATCATGATGCATCGACATGTGGCCCCGTAGCGGCAACTCGCAACGCCGGAACGATCCTTTCCCGGGAAATAGGCTGGGCGTTAAACGTGGTGCGGCCACCGCCCGTCCACCGACATTCCGTTGTTTACCCTATTTTTCGACAAAAGCATGCGACGGGGGAACCGCTGGGGAGTGGTCACAGTCACTATCCTCATCCCATGAATTTACCTCTCCTCTTCGATTCCAACACACAGCCCGCTACTGCGAGCGCTGGCGCGCCGCACCACTTGTCGTATCTCGATGGACCCACCCTGCCCGCGGGTTTTGGCGCCCGGACCCGGCACCGGGTCAAGGCATTGATCGAAACGTCACTGGAATCACCGCGCGGACGGGCGGGACGCAAAGCGTCCGCGCCGCCCTTCGCGCCCCGCGTCTTCAAAGTCCGCGGCTGATCCCGCCGCTCAGGCGAGCTTGCCTTGGATGAGTTTACTGGCGGCGCCGAAGTCGATCAGGCCGGCGTCCGGACGCTTTTTCAATGCACCGATCACCTTGCCCATTTCGCGTTTCGTGGTCGCGCCCGACGTAGCCACCGCTTCGGCCACGATCGCCTCCAATTTTTCGCCGGTGATCAGGGCGGGCAGATAAACCTCGAGGATCGCGATCTCCGCTTCATTGGCCTCGACCAAATCCGTGCGTCCCGCTTTGGCAAAATCGACGTTCGCGTCCTTCAGGTTTTTCACGGACTTGCGCAGGGTGGTGACCACGAGTTCGTCGTCGATCTCCACATTCGAATCCATCGACACGCGTTGGATGGCAGCATCGGCGGTGCGGAGGGCGGTGGCTTTGCCGGAGTCACGCGCTTTCATGGCGGTGACGATATCGGCTCGAAGGGTTTCGTAGAGTGACATGATGTTGAACACTAGATGAGCTTTGCTCGCGATTTCGCGCAAGCACCGGATTGGGATCAACGCGACGGCACGAACAGGACGCGCACGGGATTGGGCACCGTGACCCGGTGTCGACTGAAAGTCAGCTGCCCGGTCGTCTGATCGATCGCAAAGGAGGTCAACGAGTTGGAATGCTGCCCGCCCACGATCATCCATTGCCCGGAGGGATCGAAGTCGAAGTCGCGAGGCCAGACACCCCGGATCGGCTCGCGCTCGATCGGGTGCGGCGCGCCGGTCTCCGCATCAAGGGAGAACACCGCGATCGAATCGTGGCCGCGGTTGCCCACGTAAAGAAACTGGCCGGAGGGATGCACCCGAATTTCCGACGTGTTGTTACGTGGCTCGTGATCAGTGCGGCCGAGCGTGGATTGCGAGGACAGAGCTTCGAACATCCCCTGCTCGCCCGTCCGGCGAAGCTGCGTCACGGAATGATCGAACTCTCCATTCACGTAGGCGAATCGGCCGTCAACACCTTGACTGATATGCCGCGGACCCGAGCCGGGCGGCAGTTCGATCTTAGCGCGGATGCGCAGAGCCAAGGGATTTGCCTGCGGTTCGAGCACCCACACACAGTCGTTGCCGAGATCGGTGACGTAGAGCAGCCGCTCGTCGGCGGAAAACCCCACCCAATGGCTGCGCGACTGGGTCTGCACGGGACTCGGACCGGCGCCTTGAAACGGGAGGGCAAACGTGAGGGTCTCGACCGCAGAATCCGGCACGCCATTTTGGTGTAGCCGTGCCAATGATACGGTGCCCGCCCCCCAATGCGCCGAGGCGATGAGTGAACCGGCCGGATCCACGGCGATGTGTGTCGGCCAACCGGACTCGACCAACACCTGACCCCGCTGCGCCAAGGAGCCATCGTCTTCGAACGCGTATGCCATGATCCCGGAGCTCCCTTCGCTGGCAAAACTGGCATAGAGGATTCGGTGGCGCGGATGCGTGGTCAGCCAGGACGCCGCGCTCACTTCCGCGATACGCTCCGGCGGGCTCAACTCCCCGTTGGCCTGATTCAGCCAGGTGCGAAAAATGCCGCCTTCGGCCATGACCCAAGCCGGGTGCAGGTCGGCGGCCGCGACGGTGGCAAAGCACAGGGACAGAAAAAACAGGGGTAACGCAGGAGGCATGGCGGAGAGTAAAGCGCGTCCCCCGATCGATCCAACAGGACAAAATGCCGGGAGTGCGCTTAACGATCGCGCCCCGTGGCCGGTGTATTCAGCTAAGCTCCACTGCGGAGGCGGGCGGCGGAAAGAAAGTTGTCCGCGGCACGATCCAGTCTGGCCACGCGTTCCCCGATGTCTCACATCAACCCCAACATGGCCGCTTTCATTGAGTTGCAAAATGTCACCAAGCGCTACGGAGACATCACTGTCGTCGACAACGTTTCGTTGCAGCTCACCAAAGGCGAAGTGTTTTCGCTGCTCGGTCCAAGCGGCAGCGGGAAAACGACGTTGTTGCGCATGCT is from Synoicihabitans lomoniglobus and encodes:
- a CDS encoding lactonase family protein produces the protein MPPALPLFFLSLCFATVAAADLHPAWVMAEGGIFRTWLNQANGELSPPERIAEVSAASWLTTHPRHRILYASFASEGSSGIMAYAFEDDGSLAQRGQVLVESGWPTHIAVDPAGSLIASAHWGAGTVSLARLHQNGVPDSAVETLTFALPFQGAGPSPVQTQSRSHWVGFSADERLLYVTDLGNDCVWVLEPQANPLALRIRAKIELPPGSGPRHISQGVDGRFAYVNGEFDHSVTQLRRTGEQGMFEALSSQSTLGRTDHEPRNNTSEIRVHPSGQFLYVGNRGHDSIAVFSLDAETGAPHPIEREPIRGVWPRDFDFDPSGQWMIVGGQHSNSLTSFAIDQTTGQLTFSRHRVTVPNPVRVLFVPSR
- a CDS encoding rhodanese-related sulfurtransferase; the encoded protein is MERVLNIAAYKFTPFEADTLPTVKQNLLSQCLESGLRGTILLSPEGINLFIAGMADAVNALVSSLRELPGLADLEVKESWSDELPFNRMLVKIKTEIIAFGIEGIDPAHAPSPKLPPRELKQWLDEGRKITLLDTRNDYEVRLGAFRDALPAGVDHFRDFPAAVEKLPEHLKDEPVVMYCTGGIRCEKAGPFMAKAGFKHVFQLEGGILKYFEECGGEHYDGECFVFDRRVGVDPELKETGSVLCFACQMPLTLTDQADPRYVYEKSCPYCYAEPATTDAT
- a CDS encoding amidohydrolase family protein; the encoded protein is MIVTPRFTRALFAVMAASAASTSIIVAQEMGFEEYEPVSTLVVPEHHLTRAKFPFVDAHNHQWGPRLGAETVDETVADMDRLNLAVMVNLSGGSGDRLKAVIKASKERYPTRFAIFANPSFDGIDDPDYPERTAAQFEADVEAGAQGLKIFKNFGMYVNDAAGHRVQVDDPRLDPLWAKAGELGVPVLIHTGDPHQFWLPHDKYNERWLELKQRPRRKREGEPTFERLLTEQTNVFRKHPETTFIAAHFLWLAHDLDRLGQLMDEIPNMMTELGAVIYEPARQPRQARAFFEKYQDRILMGKDSWAPEEYYVYFRVLETADEYFPYYRKRHAFWSMYGLALPDPVLKKVYFGNALRIIPGIDRSLFPHD
- a CDS encoding DUF4197 domain-containing protein: MKTLSRFGIGAIAVLLMAGCGKKETASAPAAEAPPAPTPVATQPVAAPESKMAPPVEPKAEMVAKMAPAEPAGEVVAPKTAPMAAPAAEAKPDLQSSLMSAAGQLGTKSDAIAAATGFDVNAGITQALNVAADRAVDYLTGPNGLMSNASLQIPLPESVEKLRKPLTSIGQEQLLNQFSTTMNGAATEALKLSPEILKQTISNLDVNNVASLLQGGDTAFTQYLDQNARGLILAKITPIIAQTTAASGATQYYKQISTALEQKGGGGLMAAVQTFTGVQLPSGDFDLDAYIANAAVGRLFEVVAVEEQKMRADPKARSTELLQTLFGQFTK
- a CDS encoding GatB/YqeY domain-containing protein, whose amino-acid sequence is MSLYETLRADIVTAMKARDSGKATALRTADAAIQRVSMDSNVEIDDELVVTTLRKSVKNLKDANVDFAKAGRTDLVEANEAEIAILEVYLPALITGEKLEAIVAEAVATSGATTKREMGKVIGALKKRPDAGLIDFGAASKLIQGKLA